GAGCGAGGCCGGCCAGCAGCAGCCAAGCGGCGTGGCACGCCATGAAGGCGCCGTGAAAGCGCAGCAGCCAGGCCATGAGAAACCCCCAGGCAATGGCATCCAGGCGCAGCACCACCACCTGGCGCACGCCTTCGTCCCAGTGCGGCTCGCCAGTCGTGGCGGCCAGCACACGCAGCAGGGTGAACAGCGCGATATAGCCGCACAGTGCCCAGAGCACGGCGTGGTGGCGGTTGGCCACGCAGCGCACCGCGAGCATCAAGGCCAGGGGAATGGTGAGGTAGAACCACTCCTCCACCGCGAGGCTCCACGATTCGGGCATTAGCGTGGAGCCTGGCCAGGCGAGGTTCTGCAGGAACAGGAGGTGGCGAAGATCGCGCTCGCCGGTGCCGAACCACCAGTGGAACAGGGTGAGGTTGAGCAGCAAAAACAGGTAGTAGTTGGGCAGGGTACGACACCAGCGCCGCAGCCAGAAGTCGCCGACCTGGCGCCAGCTGACGGGTGCCGTGCCTTCGGCGAAGAGCGTGATCAGCAGCCCGCCGATCAGAAAGCCGCTGAGCACGAAGAACAGCTCCACTCCGAAGTAGCCGCCAAGGTAGAGCATGAGCGTGCGGCCGGGGTCGGGTATCACGTCGACCAGCAGCATGGTGCCGTGGGAGACGAGCACCAGGGCGATGGCCAGCGCGCGCACCAGGTCGAGGCCGAAGTTGCGCGGCTTGCCAAGGGGGGCGGCCAGGGTCATAGCACTTCTCCGATGTCAGCAGGCCATGCCGGCGCCGTCAGTCGAGGCGGCCGGCGCGCCCCCGCATGCCGTGCAGCACGCCTTGGGTCATTTTCCACCAGTGCTGCCAGCGCGGCTTGGCATAGAGGGTGTAGAAGCCGTACTTGAGCAGCAGCCGCCACGCATCGACGCACTTCCACTGGCGCGGCACCCAGGGGGTGCGGTAGAGCAGCACGGCGTTGCGGAAGTGGTAGTAGTGGCGCAGCGGGCTGTGCAGCGGGATCTTGCGGCCGCGAAACTGAAGCGGTGCCTCGCCCAGGCTGTGCTGCATGTGGGCGGCGCATACGCCGTAGCTCTGGTAGCCGTGATGGGCGGCGCGCAGCCCCCATTCGATATCGACATAGTCGATGAAGAGATCCTCGCGCATGCCGCCGACGTGGTCGAGCACCGCCATGGGGATCAGGCAACCGGAGGCGATGAGGTAGTCGACCGGGAGTATGGCTTCGCCACATTCGCAGCGATGCCGATGAAGGCGCATCTTGCGTATCTGCAGAAACGGCGGCGGGTTCTCCTGACGGGGGTCGCGATAGCGCGGGCCGGCGGCGGCGGGCCTGGCCTGCGAGTCTAGCGCCGCACGTAGCGTTGCCACCATGTCGGGGGCGGGCAGGCTGTCCTGGTCCATGAGCAACACGTACCGGGCGTCCTGCTGCCTAGCCCAGTCGATACCGGCATTCTGCGCAGCGGCAATGCCGCGATTATCGCCCATGGCAAGCACGTGGCTGGCCGCCGGGTGGCGAGCGGCGTTCCAGGCCGGGACGTTTTCCGCCGAGCCGTTGTCGACGATCACCACGGCCTCGACCTGGGGAATCAGGCTATCGAGCAGCGTGGCGAGCACGTCGAGTTCGGGGCGGTAGGTGACGATGACCGCGACGATGCCGGCCCCGGCGGGCGCGGCATCGTCGACCTGCGAGAGTCGTTGTGTTTCAGCCATCCGCGCGGGCGCCTCCGCTTTGTGATACCGCCTCCTCGGGCCTTGCTTCTTGGGGCAGCGAGGCCAGGCGCGGTGGCCAGGCGAGGCTGAAGTCTTCGTGATCCAGCGTCAGGTTGGGGCTGTAGGCGGGGTCTTCGCGCAGCAGGCTGCCCCAGCGCTTGGTCATGTAGGCCCGTTCGCGCTCGAAGCGCGCCTTCTTCTCGGGCGTGTCCTCGAAGCCGCGCGTGGCGGATTCGTGGTGATAGAGCTCGGCGTAGGGGGTGAAGACATTGCGGTACCCCGCTTCGCGCAGGCGCAGGCAGAGATCGACATCGTTGCAGGCCACTTGCAGCTCGGTCTCGTTGAGGCCGCCAACCTCCTCGAACCGGCGCTTCACCACGACCAAGCAGGCAGCGGTCACGGCGGAAAACTCGGAGATGAGCGCCATGCGCCCCACGTAACCGGGGCTGCCCTTGGCAAATCCCTTGTGGGCATGCCCCGCCCAGCCGCCGATGCCGAGAACCACCCCACCGTGCTGAAGCGTGTCGTTGGGGTACCACAGCCTCGCGCCCACCGCGCCGACATCGGGCTGCAGGGCATGGCTGACCATCTCGTCAAGCCAGTCGGGGGAGATGACTTCGAGGTCGTTGTTGAGCAGGCCGATCACGTCGCCACGCGCCTGGGCGACACCGGCATTGTTGAGCGCGGAGTAGTTGAAGGGGCGCTCGTCGCGAATCACGCGGATACGCGCATCGCCCTTGAGGGAGTCGAAGTAGGCCAGCGTCTGCGGATCATCAGAGCCGTTGTCGATGATCAGGATTTCATAGGCGGGATAGGTGGTCTTCTCAACGATGCTTTCGATGCATTGGCGCACCAGGTGAAGCCCGTTGCGCGTGGGAATGATCAGGCTGACCAGCGGCAGTGTGTCGGGCAGCGCATAACGCACGCGATAGCCGAAGTCGAGGTGGATCACTTGCGCCTCGATGCCGCGGCGCTCGAGATGCTGCTGCAGCGCCTTTTCGCCGGCGATCATGGCATAGGGCTTGGCATCCGAGGATTGCGCGGTGCTTTCGGCATGCACGCGCCAGTGGTAGAGCACACGAGGAATATGGTGAATCTGCTGCGACGAGATGTGCTCGATGCAGCGCAGCGCCAGGTCATAGTCCTGGGCGCCCTCCACGCCCTGGCGGAAACCATCAATGGTACGCAAGAGCTCGGCGCGGTAAACGCCCAGGTGCGTGATGAGGTTGTGGGAGTAGAACAGCCCCTGGTTCCAGTCGCATTTGAAGTAGGGGTCGAAGCGCCGTCCGTGCTCGTCGATCTTGTCCTCGTCGGAGTAGATCAGGCTCAGCTGCGGGTCCTGGTTGATCGTCTCCGCTACCCAGAACAGGGCGTGTTCGGAGAGGCAGTCGTCGTGATCGAGCAGTGCGATCCAGTCGCCTGTGGCCAGCGCCAGGGCGCTGTTGGAGGTGGCGGAGATATGCCCGTTGGTCTCGCGGAATACGACCTTGATGCGCTCATCCTCGCGTGCATAGCGCTCGAGGATCGGCCGAATCGCCTTGTCAGTGGAGGCGTCGTCGGCGATGCATAGCTCCCAGTGCGGATAGAGCTGATTGCGCACCGATTCGATGGCCTCGATCAGCCATTCGGGCCGGGGGTTGTAGGTGGGCATGAGCACCGAGATCAGCGGCTGGCTGGAGAGGCGTGCGACATGCGCGCGCATGGCCTCTCGATCGCCCTCGGAGAGCGTATCGTAGCGGCTGATCCAGTCCGTATAGTCATGACGCTGCGGCTCGATCACTTCTCGACGGATGACACGCTGGGCCCGGGTCTTGAACCCTTGCCACCCTTCCGTGCGATAGACCAGCGCCGATTTGCGCAGCATGACGCTTGCTCCGCCGCCCTGCTTGATGCCGCTGCCGATTCGCTGGCTCAACTCACGCCCACGCCCGAGCCGGGATTTCGCTTCGCGGAGCGGGCGGGTCAACCGCCAGCTGAAGGAGTTGAGCAGGTCGCTCAACTGCCGGTCACGTTGGACAATCTGCTGCTCGCGCTCGGCTATCCGTTGGTCACGCTCGGCCAGGCTTTTGTGAAGTGCGGCAAGTTGCGCGTCACGCTCGGCAAGCCTGCCTTCCCGTTCGGCAATATGGTCTTCGCGATCGAGCACGACCTGATGATAGGACTTGAGCTGTTCATTGCGTTCAGCGAGGGACTTGCCAAGCGCGTCGAGCTCGTAGCGTTGCTGGATTCTCTCCCCCAGCCGGGCAAAGAGCGCTCTCACCGCGGGCGCGTCCTGCTGGTAGAGTCGCAGCATCTCCTCCAGTTGCGGCGGAATGTCTTCGCCGACGAACAGCACGCCAAGACCGTGTGAGTGATCGAAACGGAGGTGAGGATAGTGTGGGCTCAGTTCGTCCCATAGCTGCCAGACACCAAAGTCCTTCGCACGTACGTTGGTGTCATGAAACATGACGACGGCCCGTCGGGATAACTTGGAGCGCCAGGTCTCGAAATCGTGCTTCACGGCCTCGTAGGTGTGAAGGCCATCGATATGCAACAGGTCAATCGAAGCGTCGCTGAAATGGGTGACGGCGCGATCGAAGGTCATCCTCAGCAGCTGAGAAAAGGCGCCGTAGCGCTTGTCGTGGTCATTCGAAAGCGCTTCGAAAACGGTATCGCCATAATAGCCGGCGTGCTCGTCGCCCTGCCAGGTATCGACAGCATAACAGCGCGTGGCGAGCTTTCTTTCCTGCACCGTTTGACAGCAAGCCATGTAGGAGTTGCCGGTATGAGTACCCAACTCGACGAAGACGTCCGGCTCGAGCTTGGACAATAGCCAGGCCGCAAAGGGGATATGCCCGACCCAACTCGTCGGGAACACGACCCGATAGGGCTCGATCAGCATGTCTGCATCGATATAAAGCTCTTGCTTGCTCATACTCGGAACGCTCTATCCATTGAAATGATCTCTACTGCTCGCTGAATTGGATATTGCGCATGAATACCCACTGAGCCGGACACAACGAAACGGCCATTCTGGTCCGCCCGTTTTGCGGAAGGCTATGCTACCGTCAACAGAAGGTTTGCACCACCAGGGTTCAGCCCGGACAGCCGATGCCAACGCCTCGGCCGGGTTCAGTGGACGTTGCGAAAAAGCACGTAGCGCGAACTGAGATAGTTGACTGCCATGCCCGCCACGCTTCCCGCAGCGACACCCAATATAGGAAATTGATGAACGGTTTCTACGCTTGCAACCAAGAGGCTGTAGACAACGTAATTGACCACCCCTCCGCCCAGCATTAGCCCTAGGTAATGAAGAAACTCCCGCCAGATTGCGATACCGGAGCGCCTGCGCCCAAACGCCAGGCATCGATTAAGCCACCAAGTTACGAAAACGGCGGCGAAGAACGAAGGCACCCGCGCACCATAGATGCCCAGCGTCCCCTTGAGGAGATAGAGCACGCCTGTGTCGATGAGAAACCCCACGACGCCTGCCATGCCAAAAAGCACCAGTTCTCTGAATATCACCTTGCCGCCTTTTCAATGTCTTCGGCCAATCTGACCTCATCGGGTAACGTGCGCTTCATATGTCTAATGCACCTACTCCACGTCAAAGGGTAGCCATCCAACATCAGCTCCCAACTTCACCACCATGACGTCGTTCACCATCGTAATAGCATCATACTCGGGCCAGGTAGGCATGGAGTTTATTTCATCAAGGACATCAAGTACCTCTTCCTCTTGTGCCAGACGAAAACTTGCAATGCCGTAATAATCGAAAAACGCCATTATCCTAAGATTATTCCCGCCATCCCAGGAAAAAAACGAGCTACCAAAAACATCCGAATCAGGCAGTTTATGTTTACTTACCTTGCTGATACCGCCATGAAAATAGACAGGAGTGTTACTCTCTTCAAAATCAGGGTGCTTCACTGCCATTAGGGTTCTTATTCTGTTGGCCATGAGAACATCAGCTTCGCGCACAATTACATCGGAATAAAAGAGCTTGTTTATCAGCGAAACGTTCACCAGGCATAGCACCGCCACCAACACCACAGAGACAAGAGCAGACTTGAAAAACCTCAGCTCATTTATCACAAGAACAGAAAAAGAAAGGCCTGCCGCAACAAACACGCGAGGAGGCAGCTCATGCGTCGTTGCCATTACGGCAAGATAGGGGAAAACCAGTATGGAAATAACCAGAAACGCCCTGATGAGTGCCGTTTTAAAAGAGCAAAAAAAGCATTTCAACAATGTCACAAGAGTGCATAGAGAGGCGACGGAAAAAGTGATGAACCCAAAATAGCTTGTTCCCATCAAGCCCTGCCACATCTTGAAAAGCGAACCTTGAATATAAGGCCAGATACCGGTCTGGAAGTCGATACCTACCACTATTGAACTCTCTGCCTCTATGCCATGCAGATGCTGAACCCATGAAGACATGGTTATATATATAAAGGCTGAAACGATAGTAAAAGCTGCAAAACGTATTACCTCTGCGCAAGTTTCTCTAAACCCTTTTTCAGTTTCGTAACTATCGACCAGCAGGTACGCAAGCAATATCGTGGGTGGCACGAAAATCAGTGTCTGGTATATGGCGATAGCCATGACGAAACAGGCACACGCCAGAACCAGCCAGGTAAGCCTTGTTAGCAATTCCTGCTGGCGTGCTCGAAAGTAAAACAAGACGCACATGGCAGAAAAAAGGTAACCAAGGGATAACGTATCCGCCTGGTTGATGAACTCGAACTGGTACGCCATCTGCGGAAAGGTTATGAAAAGTGCACAAAAGAGATAGGAAACAATTCCCTTGTGCCTTAAAATATCACTAATAGCCACGGCAGCCGCGCACAACGCAGCGATGCTTATCAAATGTGTAAAATATGGAATAAATGGTTCAGGCAAGAACAGTACGCGCAGAAAAGCATGCCCCCACCTGCCAAGCGATATTGTCTGGTAGTAGTTATCTCTAAACTCCGCATCAATAGTCAAGGTGAAATTAAATATATGAAAACCGTAGGCCAACATTCCTAGCCCAAGAACAATCATATAAAGCATGATCTTATCTTGCGGAATTAACGCTCCCTTCTGCTTCACGGCATGTCTCCTAGGCTAATCGAAATTCTTTTCCGACACGATATATACCGGCCTGTGCTTCGATTCCATATAAAGACGACCGACATATTCTCCCAACACACCTATCGATATCAGTTGCACAGCCCCCAGAAAGAGCACTGCCGACATGATCGAGGCATATCCAGGCCAGCTAATGCCAAACATAATTGTTCTAATAATAATGAAAAACATGTAAAACAGACTCAAAAGAGCAATTGACACTCCCACATATGACCAGACACGCAGCGGCCAGGTGGAAAAGCTGGTTACTCCATCCAAGGCAAAGTTCCACAGTTTCCAATAGTTCCATTTACTTTCGCCAGCATGACGTGAAGGACGGTCATACTCTACCCCAATGGAGCGGTATCCTGGCCAGGCGAACATACCCTTCATGAACCTATTGCGTTCAGGCATTTGCCTGATGGCTTCTACCACTCTGCGATCCATCAATCGGAAATCGCCTGTATTGGGCGGGATAGGTGTATTCGATAGGCGATTGAACAAACGATAGAACATATTAGCGGAAGCACGCTTGCGCTTGGCATCCTCGTTTCGATTTGTGCGAACTCCATATACCGTATCGTATCCTGATTGCCAGAGCTTGAAGAATTTATGGATAAGTTCGGGAGGGTCCTGCAGATCGACATCGATGGGCACTACCGCATCTCCGGTAGCATGCTCCAGGCCCGCTGTCATGGCAGCTTCCTTGCCGAAGTTACGCGATAGCCTCACATAACGGATGAAGAGATTATTATGTGCAGCATTAAGGATTTCCTTGCGGGTCCCATCCGTCGATCCATCGTCAATGAATAGTATCTCTAGCTCCGCGGTTATGCCGGCGAGTTCGGCTTGAATTACTTCAAGAAACGGGGCAATGGATTCATCTTCGTTATAGACTGGAACAATAAGTGACAATCTGTACCGGGATTCTTCGCCATGGATAACCATAAACCCTCCGTGCTTTGTTTCTAAGCAACATTGCTAATTGACAATACTGCTCTATCCCTTTTAAAACCGCCATGCTAATATAACGGTTATTCTGATCTTTTATGACAGCAAGGGGCTTAGATTGCAACCAAGCCTACATTAACTCTAGCTCAATATTACGCATGGGAATACCGACCAGACCCGTCACTACGAAGCTACTATGGGAATTGATGATAAGGCCATCATGCACCCAATGATGCTGAACGTGATCAGCCTGAGTACCTTCAGCCAATGCTGCGCATAGACTGTATTGCCCCGGCGGGAGGGTTGGCATGCGAAATTCGAACTTGGCGTTAAATTTCTCTCCCTTTTCAATATTCAATGCAGAAGTGCCAATGTAGGTATTGTCTCCAAAAAGCGTTTGCCCGAGGCGGTCCTTGAGATAAAACCCAACGATCGGACTGTTTAAGGGTTTATCTGCAAAACACGTTATCGATAGTTTGACGCTTTCACCTCCCACTATCCAGGTGAGGCTTTTTCCTTGCAGATCTTTTAAGCCTATATCAATGATCTTCGCTTGCCCGGTACCGAAGGAAGCAGCATCCGGATTGAAGGAAAACAACTCAATATCATTACGCAACGGCGAGGCATTGATAAAGTCACGCCGCATATCATGATAATCTTCTTTTTCCACCTCAGCTACTGGAGATTTATCAGTGCTGAATTGAGTTCCCACTTTCTTATCTGCTTGTGAAACTGGCTTCTCAGTTTCCTTTTGTATCGCCTCAAATTGAGCTTCCAGATACTGTTCGGCTACTTCTTTAGGAATACCCTGCTGTCTAATTTCACCATGCTGAAGCCATATTGCATGGCTACAGAGATTGGTGATAGCCGAGCTGTCATGGCTGACAAAAAGAACCGTTCCTTTTTCCATGAAGCTGCGAAGAAAACGCATACACTTCTGTACAAAGAAAGCATCCCCAACCGCCAATGCTTCATCTATTATCAAGATATCGGCATCCACATGAGCAATGACAGCAAAAGCAAGACGCACCGACATACCGCTTGAGTACGTTTTTACCGGCTGA
This DNA window, taken from Halomonas sp. TA22, encodes the following:
- a CDS encoding acyltransferase, which encodes MTLAAPLGKPRNFGLDLVRALAIALVLVSHGTMLLVDVIPDPGRTLMLYLGGYFGVELFFVLSGFLIGGLLITLFAEGTAPVSWRQVGDFWLRRWCRTLPNYYLFLLLNLTLFHWWFGTGERDLRHLLFLQNLAWPGSTLMPESWSLAVEEWFYLTIPLALMLAVRCVANRHHAVLWALCGYIALFTLLRVLAATTGEPHWDEGVRQVVVLRLDAIAWGFLMAWLLRFHGAFMACHAAWLLLAGLALTALSVYLLCHGLLTSLETYLNRTLLFTLTSAGLAMLLPGFSYWHTGPRRWPGITRAVTHLSLVSYSAYLVHFSLIIPLLQRPWLSPQLPWPLVYLLYVGLTLWLATLIYRHFEYPTTALREKLLNVSPQKH
- a CDS encoding glycosyltransferase family 2 protein codes for the protein MAETQRLSQVDDAAPAGAGIVAVIVTYRPELDVLATLLDSLIPQVEAVVIVDNGSAENVPAWNAARHPAASHVLAMGDNRGIAAAQNAGIDWARQQDARYVLLMDQDSLPAPDMVATLRAALDSQARPAAAGPRYRDPRQENPPPFLQIRKMRLHRHRCECGEAILPVDYLIASGCLIPMAVLDHVGGMREDLFIDYVDIEWGLRAAHHGYQSYGVCAAHMQHSLGEAPLQFRGRKIPLHSPLRHYYHFRNAVLLYRTPWVPRQWKCVDAWRLLLKYGFYTLYAKPRWQHWWKMTQGVLHGMRGRAGRLD
- a CDS encoding glycosyltransferase produces the protein MSKQELYIDADMLIEPYRVVFPTSWVGHIPFAAWLLSKLEPDVFVELGTHTGNSYMACCQTVQERKLATRCYAVDTWQGDEHAGYYGDTVFEALSNDHDKRYGAFSQLLRMTFDRAVTHFSDASIDLLHIDGLHTYEAVKHDFETWRSKLSRRAVVMFHDTNVRAKDFGVWQLWDELSPHYPHLRFDHSHGLGVLFVGEDIPPQLEEMLRLYQQDAPAVRALFARLGERIQQRYELDALGKSLAERNEQLKSYHQVVLDREDHIAEREGRLAERDAQLAALHKSLAERDQRIAEREQQIVQRDRQLSDLLNSFSWRLTRPLREAKSRLGRGRELSQRIGSGIKQGGGASVMLRKSALVYRTEGWQGFKTRAQRVIRREVIEPQRHDYTDWISRYDTLSEGDREAMRAHVARLSSQPLISVLMPTYNPRPEWLIEAIESVRNQLYPHWELCIADDASTDKAIRPILERYAREDERIKVVFRETNGHISATSNSALALATGDWIALLDHDDCLSEHALFWVAETINQDPQLSLIYSDEDKIDEHGRRFDPYFKCDWNQGLFYSHNLITHLGVYRAELLRTIDGFRQGVEGAQDYDLALRCIEHISSQQIHHIPRVLYHWRVHAESTAQSSDAKPYAMIAGEKALQQHLERRGIEAQVIHLDFGYRVRYALPDTLPLVSLIIPTRNGLHLVRQCIESIVEKTTYPAYEILIIDNGSDDPQTLAYFDSLKGDARIRVIRDERPFNYSALNNAGVAQARGDVIGLLNNDLEVISPDWLDEMVSHALQPDVGAVGARLWYPNDTLQHGGVVLGIGGWAGHAHKGFAKGSPGYVGRMALISEFSAVTAACLVVVKRRFEEVGGLNETELQVACNDVDLCLRLREAGYRNVFTPYAELYHHESATRGFEDTPEKKARFERERAYMTKRWGSLLREDPAYSPNLTLDHEDFSLAWPPRLASLPQEARPEEAVSQSGGARADG
- a CDS encoding GtrA family protein is translated as MIFRELVLFGMAGVVGFLIDTGVLYLLKGTLGIYGARVPSFFAAVFVTWWLNRCLAFGRRRSGIAIWREFLHYLGLMLGGGVVNYVVYSLLVASVETVHQFPILGVAAGSVAGMAVNYLSSRYVLFRNVH
- a CDS encoding glucosyltransferase domain-containing protein — protein: MKQKGALIPQDKIMLYMIVLGLGMLAYGFHIFNFTLTIDAEFRDNYYQTISLGRWGHAFLRVLFLPEPFIPYFTHLISIAALCAAAVAISDILRHKGIVSYLFCALFITFPQMAYQFEFINQADTLSLGYLFSAMCVLFYFRARQQELLTRLTWLVLACACFVMAIAIYQTLIFVPPTILLAYLLVDSYETEKGFRETCAEVIRFAAFTIVSAFIYITMSSWVQHLHGIEAESSIVVGIDFQTGIWPYIQGSLFKMWQGLMGTSYFGFITFSVASLCTLVTLLKCFFCSFKTALIRAFLVISILVFPYLAVMATTHELPPRVFVAAGLSFSVLVINELRFFKSALVSVVLVAVLCLVNVSLINKLFYSDVIVREADVLMANRIRTLMAVKHPDFEESNTPVYFHGGISKVSKHKLPDSDVFGSSFFSWDGGNNLRIMAFFDYYGIASFRLAQEEEVLDVLDEINSMPTWPEYDAITMVNDVMVVKLGADVGWLPFDVE
- a CDS encoding glycosyltransferase; its protein translation is MVIHGEESRYRLSLIVPVYNEDESIAPFLEVIQAELAGITAELEILFIDDGSTDGTRKEILNAAHNNLFIRYVRLSRNFGKEAAMTAGLEHATGDAVVPIDVDLQDPPELIHKFFKLWQSGYDTVYGVRTNRNEDAKRKRASANMFYRLFNRLSNTPIPPNTGDFRLMDRRVVEAIRQMPERNRFMKGMFAWPGYRSIGVEYDRPSRHAGESKWNYWKLWNFALDGVTSFSTWPLRVWSYVGVSIALLSLFYMFFIIIRTIMFGISWPGYASIMSAVLFLGAVQLISIGVLGEYVGRLYMESKHRPVYIVSEKNFD
- a CDS encoding ABC transporter ATP-binding protein — encoded protein: MSSDETVIKVEKLDKYYQVYERPNDRLKQFIIPRVKRLLGRNAQNYFREFKALNNVSFEIKKGETVGIIGRNGSGKSTLLQIICGTLTPTHGKVETRGRIAALLELGSGFNPEFTGRENVYLNATVLGLSKEEVAERFDKIVEFADIGEFIDQPVKTYSSGMSVRLAFAVIAHVDADILIIDEALAVGDAFFVQKCMRFLRSFMEKGTVLFVSHDSSAITNLCSHAIWLQHGEIRQQGIPKEVAEQYLEAQFEAIQKETEKPVSQADKKVGTQFSTDKSPVAEVEKEDYHDMRRDFINASPLRNDIELFSFNPDAASFGTGQAKIIDIGLKDLQGKSLTWIVGGESVKLSITCFADKPLNSPIVGFYLKDRLGQTLFGDNTYIGTSALNIEKGEKFNAKFEFRMPTLPPGQYSLCAALAEGTQADHVQHHWVHDGLIINSHSSFVVTGLVGIPMRNIELELM